Proteins encoded within one genomic window of Manis pentadactyla isolate mManPen7 chromosome 4, mManPen7.hap1, whole genome shotgun sequence:
- the AURKB gene encoding aurora kinase B isoform X1: MTQKENAYPWPYGRQTAHSGLNTLPQRVLQKELATPSALVLMSRSNAQPTATPGQKLVENNSGTTNLLMRFFTLDDFEIGRPLGKGKFGNVYLAREKKTHFIVALKVLFKSQIEKEGVEHQLRREIEIQAHLQHPNILRLYNYFYDRRRIYLILEYAPRGELYKELQKSRTFDEQRTATIMEELADALIYCHGKKVIHRDIKPENLLLGLQGELKIADFGWSVHAPSLRRKTMCGTLDYLPPEMIEGHTHNEKVDLWCIGVLCYELLVGNPPFESASHNETYRRIVKVDLKFPSSVPTGAQDLISRLLKHNPSERLPLAQVSAHPWVQAHSRRVLPPSALQSVP, encoded by the exons ATGACCCAGAAGGAGAATGCCTATCCATGGCCCTACGGCCGGCAGACG GCTCACTCTGGCCTAAACACCCTGCCCCAGAGAGTCCTCCAGAAGGAACTTGCCACGCCATCTGCACTTGTCCTCATGAGCCGCTCCAATGCCCAGCCCACAG CTACTCCAGGCCAGAAGCTGGTGGAGAACAATAGTGGGACAACCAACTTGTTAAT GCGGTTCTTCACACTTGACGACTTTGAGATTGGGCGTCCTCTGGGCAAAGGCAAGTttggaaatgtgtacttggctCGGGAGAAGAAAACCCATTTCATCGTGGCACTCAAGGTCCTCTTCAAATCTCAGATAGAGAAGGAAGGTGTGGAGCACCAGCTGCGCAGGGAGATTGAAATCCAGGCCCATCTGCA GCATCCCAACATCTTGCGTCTCTACAACTATTTCTATGACCGGCGGAGGATCTACCTGATTCTGGAGTATGCCCCCCGAGGGGAGCTCTACAAGGAGCTGCAGAAGAGCCGCACTTTTGATGAACAGCGAACAGCCACG ATCATGGAGGAGTTGGCAGATGCTCTGATTTACTGCCATGGGAAGAAGGTGATTCACAGAGACATAAAGCCAGAGAATCTGCTCTTGGGGCTCCAGGGAGAGCTGAAGATTGCCGACTTTGGCTGGTCTGTGCACGCCCCCTCCCTGAG GAGGAAGACGATGTGTGGCACCCTGGACTACCTTCCCCCAGAGATGATTGAGGGGCACACACACAATGAGAAAGTGGATCTGTGGTGCATCGGGGTGCTCTGCTACGAGCTGCTGGTGGGAAACCCGCCCTTCGAGAGTGCTTCACACAATGAGACATATCGGCGCATTGTCAAG GTGGACCTGAAGTTCCCTTCTTCTGTGCCTACAGGAGCCCAGGACCTCATCTCCAGGCTGCTCAAACATAACCCCTCAGAACGCCTGCCCCTGGCCCAGGTCTCAGCCCACCCTTGGGTCCAGGCCCACTCTCGGAGGGTGctgcctccctctgcccttcAGTCTGTCCCCTGA
- the AURKB gene encoding aurora kinase B isoform X3, with product MTQKENAYPWPYGRQTAHSGLNTLPQRVLQKELATPSALVLMSRSNAQPTATPGQKLVENNSGTTNLLMHPNILRLYNYFYDRRRIYLILEYAPRGELYKELQKSRTFDEQRTATIMEELADALIYCHGKKVIHRDIKPENLLLGLQGELKIADFGWSVHAPSLRRKTMCGTLDYLPPEMIEGHTHNEKVDLWCIGVLCYELLVGNPPFESASHNETYRRIVKVDLKFPSSVPTGAQDLISRLLKHNPSERLPLAQVSAHPWVQAHSRRVLPPSALQSVP from the exons ATGACCCAGAAGGAGAATGCCTATCCATGGCCCTACGGCCGGCAGACG GCTCACTCTGGCCTAAACACCCTGCCCCAGAGAGTCCTCCAGAAGGAACTTGCCACGCCATCTGCACTTGTCCTCATGAGCCGCTCCAATGCCCAGCCCACAG CTACTCCAGGCCAGAAGCTGGTGGAGAACAATAGTGGGACAACCAACTTGTTAAT GCATCCCAACATCTTGCGTCTCTACAACTATTTCTATGACCGGCGGAGGATCTACCTGATTCTGGAGTATGCCCCCCGAGGGGAGCTCTACAAGGAGCTGCAGAAGAGCCGCACTTTTGATGAACAGCGAACAGCCACG ATCATGGAGGAGTTGGCAGATGCTCTGATTTACTGCCATGGGAAGAAGGTGATTCACAGAGACATAAAGCCAGAGAATCTGCTCTTGGGGCTCCAGGGAGAGCTGAAGATTGCCGACTTTGGCTGGTCTGTGCACGCCCCCTCCCTGAG GAGGAAGACGATGTGTGGCACCCTGGACTACCTTCCCCCAGAGATGATTGAGGGGCACACACACAATGAGAAAGTGGATCTGTGGTGCATCGGGGTGCTCTGCTACGAGCTGCTGGTGGGAAACCCGCCCTTCGAGAGTGCTTCACACAATGAGACATATCGGCGCATTGTCAAG GTGGACCTGAAGTTCCCTTCTTCTGTGCCTACAGGAGCCCAGGACCTCATCTCCAGGCTGCTCAAACATAACCCCTCAGAACGCCTGCCCCTGGCCCAGGTCTCAGCCCACCCTTGGGTCCAGGCCCACTCTCGGAGGGTGctgcctccctctgcccttcAGTCTGTCCCCTGA
- the AURKB gene encoding aurora kinase B isoform X2, which translates to MSRSNAQPTATPGQKLVENNSGTTNLLMRFFTLDDFEIGRPLGKGKFGNVYLAREKKTHFIVALKVLFKSQIEKEGVEHQLRREIEIQAHLQHPNILRLYNYFYDRRRIYLILEYAPRGELYKELQKSRTFDEQRTATIMEELADALIYCHGKKVIHRDIKPENLLLGLQGELKIADFGWSVHAPSLRRKTMCGTLDYLPPEMIEGHTHNEKVDLWCIGVLCYELLVGNPPFESASHNETYRRIVKVDLKFPSSVPTGAQDLISRLLKHNPSERLPLAQVSAHPWVQAHSRRVLPPSALQSVP; encoded by the exons ATGAGCCGCTCCAATGCCCAGCCCACAG CTACTCCAGGCCAGAAGCTGGTGGAGAACAATAGTGGGACAACCAACTTGTTAAT GCGGTTCTTCACACTTGACGACTTTGAGATTGGGCGTCCTCTGGGCAAAGGCAAGTttggaaatgtgtacttggctCGGGAGAAGAAAACCCATTTCATCGTGGCACTCAAGGTCCTCTTCAAATCTCAGATAGAGAAGGAAGGTGTGGAGCACCAGCTGCGCAGGGAGATTGAAATCCAGGCCCATCTGCA GCATCCCAACATCTTGCGTCTCTACAACTATTTCTATGACCGGCGGAGGATCTACCTGATTCTGGAGTATGCCCCCCGAGGGGAGCTCTACAAGGAGCTGCAGAAGAGCCGCACTTTTGATGAACAGCGAACAGCCACG ATCATGGAGGAGTTGGCAGATGCTCTGATTTACTGCCATGGGAAGAAGGTGATTCACAGAGACATAAAGCCAGAGAATCTGCTCTTGGGGCTCCAGGGAGAGCTGAAGATTGCCGACTTTGGCTGGTCTGTGCACGCCCCCTCCCTGAG GAGGAAGACGATGTGTGGCACCCTGGACTACCTTCCCCCAGAGATGATTGAGGGGCACACACACAATGAGAAAGTGGATCTGTGGTGCATCGGGGTGCTCTGCTACGAGCTGCTGGTGGGAAACCCGCCCTTCGAGAGTGCTTCACACAATGAGACATATCGGCGCATTGTCAAG GTGGACCTGAAGTTCCCTTCTTCTGTGCCTACAGGAGCCCAGGACCTCATCTCCAGGCTGCTCAAACATAACCCCTCAGAACGCCTGCCCCTGGCCCAGGTCTCAGCCCACCCTTGGGTCCAGGCCCACTCTCGGAGGGTGctgcctccctctgcccttcAGTCTGTCCCCTGA
- the AURKB gene encoding aurora kinase B isoform X4, with protein MPPEGSSTRSCRRAALLMNSEQPRSGWIMEELADALIYCHGKKVIHRDIKPENLLLGLQGELKIADFGWSVHAPSLRRKTMCGTLDYLPPEMIEGHTHNEKVDLWCIGVLCYELLVGNPPFESASHNETYRRIVKVDLKFPSSVPTGAQDLISRLLKHNPSERLPLAQVSAHPWVQAHSRRVLPPSALQSVP; from the exons ATGCCCCCCGAGGGGAGCTCTACAAGGAGCTGCAGAAGAGCCGCACTTTTGATGAACAGCGAACAGCCACGGTCAGGTTGG ATCATGGAGGAGTTGGCAGATGCTCTGATTTACTGCCATGGGAAGAAGGTGATTCACAGAGACATAAAGCCAGAGAATCTGCTCTTGGGGCTCCAGGGAGAGCTGAAGATTGCCGACTTTGGCTGGTCTGTGCACGCCCCCTCCCTGAG GAGGAAGACGATGTGTGGCACCCTGGACTACCTTCCCCCAGAGATGATTGAGGGGCACACACACAATGAGAAAGTGGATCTGTGGTGCATCGGGGTGCTCTGCTACGAGCTGCTGGTGGGAAACCCGCCCTTCGAGAGTGCTTCACACAATGAGACATATCGGCGCATTGTCAAG GTGGACCTGAAGTTCCCTTCTTCTGTGCCTACAGGAGCCCAGGACCTCATCTCCAGGCTGCTCAAACATAACCCCTCAGAACGCCTGCCCCTGGCCCAGGTCTCAGCCCACCCTTGGGTCCAGGCCCACTCTCGGAGGGTGctgcctccctctgcccttcAGTCTGTCCCCTGA